In the genome of Mytilus edulis chromosome 14, xbMytEdul2.2, whole genome shotgun sequence, the window TACTGGAACAGATATATGTAATCGtccagaaaatattaaaaaatgggataatgataaaattgttgattttcaAAATGGGATAGATGTAGAAGAGATTCACGCTCTAATTGAAGATATTAATAAAGTTGAATCAAATATGGACACAAATGAAATGAACCTGCTTGTTGATAAAATGTGTGATTTATTTTTGGATTCTGCTAGGGCAACATTTGGAGTAACCAAAACTAGTGggttaaagaaatataaaaacaagcCTGTAAAATTGGATAAAGAATGGTTTGATTATGATTGTAAATTTGCTCGCCAAAATTATCGCAaactcgaaaaaaaaaattaagaacagTAGTTCTGAAGAAAATCGTCAAATCATGAAATCTTCGaagaaacaatacaaaaaaacttGAGATAAAGCAATTATCGCACATAGAAAGAAATTGGCAAAAAAATTAACACATTGAGATCCAATAACTCAAACGAGTATTGGAAATTacgtaacagtaaaaaaaaaagagagaccAACCTCATATCCCTATCAACAAATTATTcgattttttcaaaaatctgaaCGCCGCCCCAGAAATTGAAGAACATACAAATATTCCAACTCTAAACCCGAATGATGTCGATAGGCTTAATGGAAATTTAAAAAGAGGAATTTCTAAAGACGAAATTCTTAAGGCCATCAAAAACCTGAAAAATGATAAAGCATTTGGGGATGATCGTATAATAAACGAATATATCAAGTCTACAGCTAGTTTATTCATTGAATTATACGAAAAATTGTTTAACGTTATATTTCGCACTGGTATTATACCAGACAGTTGGCTAATTTGTTACATTAAgcctgtttataaaaataaaggtaGCAAGTTGGACCCCAAATATTTTAGACCAATTACCATTTTAAGTTGTATGGGAAACTTTTTACCGCAATTTTATGCGAGAGACTAAATCTTTTCTCTGAAGAATTcatgattttaaaagaaaaccaATGTGGTTTTAGAAAGGCTTATTCAACAACCGATAATTTATTTGTGATTCATACATTGTTCGAAATTTTaaggttaaaaaagaaaaaaactattttgtgCATTCGTCGATTTCGAAAAGGCTTTTGACACGATATGGCGAGATGCACTATGGTACAAAATGCTTTTAAATAATATGAATGGATGTATGTATAATGCAATTGTAAATATGTATCAAGGTACAAAGTCATGTATTTCATATAACAATGCCTTATATGGTTTCTTCCCATGTAGTAACGGGGTAAGACAAGGCGAAAATGtatcgccttttcttttttctttattttaaaatgatcttGATTCTTTTTTACAAAACTGTAACCTTCAGGGCATAAAATCAGTGTCAAAAGAGCTTGAGGAAAAActtgacattttttaaaaactttttatcaTTCTGTACGCCGATGATACTGTTTTGATGGCCGAATCAAAAACTAAACTCCAAAAACTTTTAGATTGTTTCCAAGATTACACAGATGTATGGAAGCTCAAAGTTAATGTTGATAAAACAAAGGTCGTGGGTTTTTCAAGAAGACGACCATCatgttattttcaatttctatttaATGGCAAAAAACATGATATTGTTGATGAACTTAAATACTTAGGAATAGTTCTAACAAGAACAgtcaattttaataaaacaaaacagtttaatGTAGAAAAAGCTACCAAGGGTCTTTACGAAGTGTTAAGACTAGGTCTTCTACATAATCTTTCTATATATAGCAGGGtagatttttttgataaaatggtAAAGCCAATACTACTGTACGGTTGTGAAGTATGGGGTATTAGCAATATAACGACATGATTGAAAGGGTAcatctaaaattttgtaaattgttattaAGTCTGAAAATATCTACACCCTCTTATATGATTTATGGGGAGTTTGGGAGATATCCTATAGACTTGGACATACAAACTTGATTGATTCCATTTTGGGGAAGATTAAACTCTGGTAAAGAGACAAAACTAtcctatattttatataaattgtgttCTCACATGTCTATTAATGACAATGTGAATTTTTCATGGTTAAACAGAATAAAGACTATTCTGAACGAATGTGAAATCCCAAATGTTTGGGAAACGCAATCTTTTATAAATTGCAAGTGGTTAGTTTCATTCACCAAACTTAGACTTCAAAGATCAGGCCCCGGCgccataaaacttttttttctgagtaaaaaaatattctcagaatGAATTATTTTACTCAGCTAAGAATGAGAACTTTTTCATCCACCATAAAAAACATTCTCAACGTTGAGAATATTCTTAGCTGagaatttgttttctttgttgagattttttttctcagtgaTGGAAGCGGTAAAATAGAtgtttgaaaactaaaaagtataccAAACTTCGCTAAAACTCAGTTTTATCTCTTTAGcaataatgtaaaacataaaaaagaatctATGATAGATAAAATGACAAGTAGCATTTTGTAAGCATCGGTAAATGGAAAGTTTGTAAGCACCTAACTAGTAatggacaaaaagtcacaggataCTGTATAAAGTTGGCAATTGTTTGAAATTATAAGAGACAATTCCTGAGATATTTTGAGTTATTTACTCGTACGTTCTTATAAATACGtgaagagtgctttctttcacgtcagCACTTCTATCGTGTATGACATGCAAGTATACATTTGTTACGGATCAATAACATGCATTATGTATTTATGACTACATAAGAAGACACCATGTGACAATTTAAAGTCATTTGTTTATTAAAGTGAAACAGTCTCAGCTACcaacatacaaaaaaatacataaaaaaaactagatgTTTTTAGGCAGCAATTGATCATTTGAtttacgggggggggggggatttttttggatttgttttcagttttaggagaaaaaaataatttgtttttgaccctgagaatataaaatgtttgtttcaccctcagctgccactatagtTAATGCTAAAAGTGACCGATGTtttcgacaaaaaaaataattcgttttcaatattcgagATATTGATACTTGATACAGAATTTAATAGTTTTAATACAATTTAACAATTAATGCAAGTAGTAAAAAAACTGCTCTGAGTTAAATATCATATTGCCCTGTCAGAAAGAAAAAATGGAAGTACAACATCGTGTGAAAAGGCATGGTATATTTTATTGGTCATTTCATTTATTAACAAcaccttttaaaaatatttttttcgcaaataaaaactgtttaatttaacaaacaaaactatCAGTCACAATGATTTATGAGGGTCTTGAAAAGGGGAAAAGGGGAGTGGGGTGGTTCTATTTTTCCATATTCTGTAACTCTATTGGCCCTTTTTCTctattcagcatgttcagtttgaaatgttttctgtaaaattcttgTGTTCTGATCgtgcatattttttttgtctgtatCAACGACATATATATGACGACACTACCCagatatcccccccccccccacacacacagaCACACTTTTCCCCTTCCCCCGAAGCTGCACAAATGATACATTAATAAATTTTGACTACGATCTGTTTAAAACCAAACAAGGGGGGATTATTTAACTTTCTTCCTAATAATTTGGATATTTGAGATATGAACAGTAGATATGGTGACATCTGGTATATAtgattgttatacatgtatttggtaAATGGACATCAAGTTAAGTACCCCATTATTCAGTcttatttctttttctgttttttgcacatttctttatttctttgtatTCTGAAAATCACCTTGTATATCCAGGATATCTTTGGTAAATTCAAATAAAGatcttaattatattttttcgaagatatgcattttcatcatccaacttgaaagactgtcgtcaagtaatttcagtaaaaatatagctattcgaacacaccttctctgtttttgtgactcattagataggtatttcacttgacccatatatttcatcttttagtactgtgatttttttgtgttataaaatcaacctgtagctttgatatataaaaatgatagaatctgaagcgagacgatgcatgaaatattcttactttgtacgatatcaagacaaaatattcaactcaaacacgccctaacataaaaaggtgcactcgattttctcttttcgatacaatggTTACCCATTTTGGggattttttcttgagtcacttaatggaagggcagacacgaaaattactgaactaataaattgatatgttttccgtccgtggtatttttttcaaaaaattggaggttatgcattttcttcatccaacttgaaagatacccatgtcgtccacttgatatctaattgttctgattaactatgtactagataaattgaaacttatgcaaatggtgtttttttaacataaaacacctcgtaattgagaagaaaattgtaattttgtttgtttatattaacttttaaaaattttgtcactaaagtaaacaaaacattaaacctttatcgccttctctaacaaagagcttcgtttcttttgttctatttcaacctggtttctgACTGTATCATCTATGGGCTTATCCCATGCATTTGATAAAGATTTATAAACTCAAGGGATGACCAATGAGTTCTGAGAAGGGGTTGGCAAAGTTGATTATCTCAGAATATTTATTTCCAACATAAAGACAGCCcaagatttgaaatattttctcaGATGCCGCCAGAATAGTTATGTTCTGCCTGTGTATAAAGGTACAAAAGACTAATCACCCTCAGATTGATGGTTGCCCCCTGAAgtattgtttaacttttttgataCAGATGAACTGTTTGGGAGAATACACATACAACTTGGATTACATCTTCACAGTAAAATAGCAGTCAAAATGAATTAtagaaatttaattttgattgaaatcaatataaaataaagtaaaattacaataaaagGCAAATCCAAGGTTCTAGGAAAGGGGTGTTAATGTTCAAAATGGTAAAATAATATTGTGATTTTGGCAATCCAAGTAATCCAAATATATTTGAACTTTTTAAGCATTTTGGGCCACAGTTTATTTTTAGGTCTGATAAGGCAAAATTGTTTATTTCCAACAATGAAGACCAGAGTATTTATTTTCAGAATGTGTCAGCCCCACCAAATTCAAATGGTCACCCAAATTATTCGACAAAATTCAAAATCTTTTCGGATCCACTTTGAAAGTTGTCATTTTCTCCAAAATCTTTGCTAATAAAACTTTTTGTTTCTGGTTATATCCTCCAAAAGCAAACTAGAAAAAAAGGAGAAAACATTAGTTGTTAATTATCACCAGTTAAACTGGGTTATAATTAAGTTCTTAACAGAGATATGAGTTAAACAAttgtttactgtggattcattcattttcgtgggtaccaattttcgtggtttgaggaaaattAGCATATTTAATTTCTTGGTTttgacaaacatgacaaagtctgcacacattcctttagaaaatttgtaattagttgaatatttgaattcatggttctcctgtacccacgaaatccatgaaaattggtatccaagaaATATTAATGAATTATTAATTTTAGGTTGATGCAACTGGATATGTCAACCTGAAAGAAATGTGTCTACTGGTCAATATACTTCTTTAGTTGTTTTTcctcataaatattaaaatataaacttttgtatTTACAATACATCATTCTTCAACATGTCTATTATGTCACcacatattgaaaaaaagaaacttgTAGACATGAATGAAATTTAAACGAGTCTCTGTCTTATACATTTTCTTTCCTTTACGGTTTAATATAATGGTTTCAAAAAGCATCTtatgatatatgattttaaaagaatataattattataaagaattatttttatCCAGAAGAATAGTTATATTATCAAGAAGAACTTTAAACTGTTTACAATAGTGTAATGAAACGTTATCTAGAtataaaactgtaatataaatacatttaaatctatatatatatattatatacctgGTCAGGTTTATATTGTAATCACCTGGTTACAATCAGGAAGTATTATAACATCCATAATGGCGTTTTCTAAATCAGTAATAAGAAGCCAGATACCCATTAACTGTAATTTATGTGAAACTGAGAAGAACATCAAATGGAAATGCCTGACCTGTGGAGTTCTAATGTGCAGTACATGTAAAGATAAAATACATCTAAGAATAGCTAAGGATCATAAGGTAGTAGACATAAAGAACGTAGGACTGCCTGTTGAAGAGTTGGACTTCAAAAACATTATATGTCCAGAACATTCAGAACAATCTTCTTGcctattttgtacaaattgtgacAAACTTGTTTGCCCTACTTGTGTTGCTACTGTTCACAAGAAACATGATCTAATCGAAATAAGTGATGCATATAAATCGAAAATAGAAAGACTAAAGAATGGACAATTTAGTAAACTGcaagaagaaaaaaatgcaatCATTGCAACCAAGGATCAAGCTAATTTGCTTCATGATGCTGAAAAATTAAGTTATGCCAAAGTTAGCGCAGATATTCTTAACCATGAGAAAGTTTTGAAACAAGCAGTCGAAAAACATATCACAAAACTAAGAAATGAGTTAGACCAGAACCACAAAGCATGTACCAAAGCAAATGAAGAAAGTATCAATGCCATATCAAAAAGTGAAAGACAAATAGATAAAAAGTATAGAGATGTTCAGGATTTCATTAATACCACTGACTTTACTaaattttttaaagaagtttGCCAAATGGAGAGCTCAATAGAAGTTTCCATCCCCAAACCtgaaatatcaagtaaaacatCACTTCAGTTTATTCCAGGAGGGATAACTCAATCTAACATTGGAGTATTACAAAGTGTAGACATACCATTACCTGAAGTAAAAGTTTCTCTTAATGTTGTAAATCAATATCAGACTAATCTTTCTTTTGTTGGTAATATATCTACATGTCATGATGATTCACTGTGGATAGCTTGTGATGACGATACATTGATACAGAAAGTAAAACCTGAAGGAACCAATCTGAAGACAATATCTACCTTCAACATCAAGGTCTTTGGTATGGCAATAACTGAATCTGATGATATACTTTTGACAACAGGGGAATCCAGACTAAAAATGATCAGCAGTACCACCAGTAAAGTAACAGACAGTGTGTTTGACATTAATCCTTTCATCCCTATAGCCATTCATGTCACCAGTGAAAGTCAAGTCATAGTAGGAGGTATTAGTTCTGAAGAACATGAAGAAGGAAGAGGAGCAGTGTTTGTAATAAATAAGAATGGAGACCATGAAGCTGTGTATGAACATGACCAACATAAACAGACaatatttaattttcccagcaatATTACTAAAACCAATAATGGTAATATACACGTGGCAGACTATACTACAGATGAAGGCAGTGGTAAAGTGGTAGTGTTAGGACGGGGTGGCGatgtgataaatatatataaagggGATACAGAAATCAACAAGAACAAACCATTCATACCAGAAGGAATAGTGACGACATCAAGAGACAATGTAATTGTAGCTGATCTTGATACGTGTACCCTCCACATCCTGAACAACTCAGGACAGCTGATTACACACATAAAGACACCAGACAATGGACAAGAATATCCACATGCCCTAACTTGCTCTCAAATGGGACAGCTCTATATAGGATGTTCTCAAAGAAAAAGAAGTACATCTAAGGAAGCCAAACTATATAAAGTGGACGTATCAGGATGCTGAAGTAATCCATAATTAAACAATATATTGAATGTTATTCATCAGACTGCTATTTAACGCTTGAATGACTTTATAAAAACACATTCTACttgtaaaacattttagataTAATCAAATAATTGAGTTGTTATCACAAAATTATCAGGAatccaaaaatatcaaaaacaaactttactaatATAAAATACTAATTAGAAGTTTAAATGAGCTTGTACCATTCTCTTGGTCTTTGATATACAAAACGTAGCCTAAAGAAGACTCTAAAAAAACAAGCAGAAATTAAATAATAAACTACCGGTAcacttgtttttttaaatggcaaAAGAGCATTCATTCATCAGGCATTTACTTTCGTGGATAACATACTTTATGCTTTTTGTAAAGTATCAAATCACAATTTcgaatacatgtacaaataaatgatTCGCCAAATATTAAGAATTACAGAAATACAAACCTGACTTTATAGGGAAAAGAAAAAGCATATAGAGTACATGCACATGatgcaaaatttttaatttaaaggctAACAAGagtgtgtccacagtacacggatgctaaactcgcactatcattttctattttcggTGGGCCGTgtaattggggtaaaaactctaatttgaaattaaaaagatcatatgataaggaacatgtgtactaagtttcaagttgattggacttctggTACatcaactagaggctcttaagagcctgtatCGCCCACCTGACTCTACTtcggtttttgaaatcatataaaaaaaagataaaatttggctacaaagtaacaacacttggccaccACACCAATAGGAAAGGAACAGttatgctatgtttgatttcattcaattcagtggttctctagaagaagattTGTGTATGCATTGCCCTTAGAGTCCTATGTTAAACAAAGTCACAcaactggcggccatcttggatgctGGATaaactacaaagtaacaacacttggtcagcacctcataaggaacattcatactatgtttggtttcattcaattttctggttctctaaaagaagtcatttgtatgcattttccatagggtcctatgttaaacaaagtcacccaactggcggccatcttggatgatggatccgcTACAAGTTACAATACTTGGTCATCACAtcataaggaacaatcatgctatgtttggttcgATTCCATTTagtagttctctaaaagaagacatttgtatgcatttcccaaaggttcctatgttaaacttagtcccttgatggtggccatcttggaagaCGGATCggatacaaagtaacaacacttggtcagcatctcataaggaacactcattctatgtttgatttcattccattcattggttctctaaaagaagtcatttgtatgcattttccatagggtcctatgttaaacaaagtcacccaactggcggccatcttggatgatggatccgctacaagtaacaacacttggtcatcacATCATAAGGAACgatcatgctatgtttggttccattccatttagtggttctctaaaagaagacatttgtatgcatttcccgtagggtcctatattaaactaagtcccttgctggcggccatcttggaatTGGaagacggatcggctacaaagtaacagcacttaggcagcacctcataaggaatattcatgctaggtttggttttattccattcactGGTTCTCTAacggaagtcatttgtatgcatttcccatagggtcccatgttaaactaagtcccccgctgggggccatcttggatgatggatcggctacaaagtaacaacacttggtcaacacctcataaggaacgatcatgctatgtttggttcgATTCCATTTagtagttctctaaaagaagacatttgtatgcatttcccaaagGTTCCTATGTAAAACTTAGTCCCTtgatggtggccatcttggaagaCGGATCggatacaaagtaacaacacttggtcagcatctcataaggaacactcattctatgtttgatttcattccattcattggttctctaaaagaagtcatttgtatgcattttccatagggtcctatgttaaacaaagtcacccaactggcggccatcttggatgatggatccgctacaagtaacaacacttggtcatcacATCATAAGGAACgatcatgctatgtttggttccattccatttagtggttctctaaaagaagacatttgtatgcatttcccgtagggtcctatattaaactaagtcccttgctggcggccatcttggaatTGGaagacggatcggctacaaagtaacagcacttaggcagcacctcataaggaatattcatgctaggtttggttttattccattcactGGTTCTCTAacggaagtcatttgtatgcatttcccatagggtcccatgttaaactaagtcccccgctgggggccatcttggatgatggatcggctataaagtaacaacacttggtcagcacctcataaggaacagtcatgccatgtttggtttcattctatttagtggttctctaaaagatctCATTTGTATACATTTCCCATAGAGGCCTATGTTAaacttaggggacgaccatttgatattctggggggtggggggggcaggaggattttgaaaataaataactaagccttgataatcacaaaaataaatggtttgttctttggtagtttgaaaataaattacctgacttgcaatgtattgaaaataaataattcagcAGGTCTTTAGTTCTTGGGCCTTCAGCGGTTCCAAAAACCTTCCAAAATTTtttttgcctcgctccgctcCGCGAAATAGGTTTGAAAATACTTTTGAAGGAGGCTAGGTAAAACTAAACTTcaatactatgtatgtatgcattACATGTATATTGGTTGTGAGTATAAATGATTCATTTCGTGAAGAAAAGtataaaatacttaatctaattataccaattgtcttttatagtatactatgtatttgtgtttcgtttatCATCTGTTTTGCTATGcattttcttttatatgtttgcatataattgtcctcttgtacacaggtatgtgtctgaggttatgaataaaatcttgaatcttgaatcttAAAATTTCTGCAGGGGATAatgattaattttgttaaatggtACACAATAACTTGACtaagtatacatgtattattcataattaacaaatagtttaaaaattgtatgttttcgaatatcatgaatatagttgtgaaaatgaataatcagtcccttgctttaatgaaaatgaaaaatcttgcttcgttagtgcagaaaataaataatctgtcctctaagtttacaaaaataaataaccaatcaaaaacaaatcctcctgcccccccctccccagaatatcaaatggtcatcCCCTAAGTCTGGCCCTGGCgccataaaacttttttttctgagtaaaaaaatattctcagaatGAATTATTTTACTCAGCTAAGAATGGGAACCTTTTCATCCGccataaaaaatattcttaacgTTGAGAATATTCTTAGGGACCGGTCAAAATTTATCATCACATAGGACCGGTGcaaacaataaaaacatttaataaaagttaCGACCCTATGGCTTTCTGACTGAAAAAAATGATGTTCTATGCCAACTTAGAATTAAAAAAGTTGGTGTCCTATCCTACTTTTCcaatgtattgtaaataaaagtatacttaatagAGGCATTTAACATATGTTGTCTTTATGATATGATCAAAAGCAAcagtttcatgttttattttgttgattcacATACAATTACAGGCATGGCATTATCATAAATTATACTATGAATAtagcattgaaaaaaacaaagacaTGGCATAATGCAATCAAACCACAAATAGGTGTTTGTTAAACTGAAAAATTAATGAAGCTGCATGTATTTTATATAgaattttatcaatacctttaaatattaattataaaaacaagcTCCAGGAGAAACATGAAACTGAATAGCATTTGGTTTAactctctatatatattttaacatgaagacccataggttgccttggaatgttttttttttattagaaatggtaataagtgggtctcattggggtctaagcgtgacgcgggattgtgGATTTTTTGTAaagtgacacgtgaaagtcataatattgtgtcgtgaaaacatAAAATGAGGCCTTGCGGGACCTGGGAAATGACCAAAAACTGAGAATTGGTTAcctacatagtgtaagcgggatacgggaatcagACAAAAccgtaagcgggatacgggatcggaaccccccaatgagaccccctaatAATTTCTTTAACATTTTCCCATTTACTGAAAATGTATCTGATGTGGCCCCCGAATGATTTTTGCTACTTTGTTGGTTGATGTAATGTACATggtgtacatgatgtatgttcGTTGCACTTCACCATATAAGTGAAACtaaattttacagcaaaacatcaaaaaactaaatgacatgggattcagtaggcttgatatatatctaagatacatTGTGTGTGtgtagctgcatagtttgatgaaaattcaagttaaatctaaaaagttataaaaaattaaagtgtactttctctattttgttcgaactgtaaattctagctttttttttacctagattaattcaattcttgaatttgacagcaatacaacaaaaagacaaaatgaaataGGATTTAGTAAGctttatatatatctaagatagttgcatagtttgatgaaaatccaagttgatttgaaaaagttataaaaaaaatttagagTGAACTATCTCTATAATTTGtctgaattgcaaatcctagcttttttaacaagattactttaattcttaaattttacagcaaaacatcaaaaaactaaatgacatgggattcagtaagcttgatatatatctaagatagctgcatagtttgatgaaaatccaagttgatttgaaaaagttataaaacaaattaaagtgtactatctctattttgtccaattaacaaatcctagctttttttaccaagattactttaattcttaaattttacagcaaaacaacaaaaaactaaattaaatgagattcagtaagcttgatttatatctaagatagctgcaaacttcgatgaaaatccaagttgatttgaaaaagttataaaaaatataagtgtactatctctattttgtctgaattgcaaatcctagc includes:
- the LOC139504128 gene encoding uncharacterized protein encodes the protein MAFSKSVIRSQIPINCNLCETEKNIKWKCLTCGVLMCSTCKDKIHLRIAKDHKVVDIKNVGLPVEELDFKNIICPEHSEQSSCLFCTNCDKLVCPTCVATVHKKHDLIEISDAYKSKIERLKNGQFSKLQEEKNAIIATKDQANLLHDAEKLSYAKVSADILNHEKVLKQAVEKHITKLRNELDQNHKACTKANEESINAISKSERQIDKKYRDVQDFINTTDFTKFFKEVCQMESSIEVSIPKPEISSKTSLQFIPGGITQSNIGVLQSVDIPLPEVKVSLNVVNQYQTNLSFVGNISTCHDDSLWIACDDDTLIQKVKPEGTNLKTISTFNIKVFGMAITESDDILLTTGESRLKMISSTTSKVTDSVFDINPFIPIAIHVTSESQVIVGGISSEEHEEGRGAVFVINKNGDHEAVYEHDQHKQTIFNFPSNITKTNNGNIHVADYTTDEGSGKVVVLGRGGDVINIYKGDTEINKNKPFIPEGIVTTSRDNVIVADLDTCTLHILNNSGQLITHIKTPDNGQEYPHALTCSQMGQLYIGCSQRKRSTSKEAKLYKVDVSGC